CTTCAAAGGCCTGTTCCAAAGCTTGTTGGATTAAGAATCCAAAGGGATCGACAACTGCTTGAACTACTTGTACCCCGGTAGCAATCCCACCCAAAGTGTCCTCAGCCGCATTTACAACGGCTCTTCGAGAAGGCAATCTTCTTATTGCACCAGACACTATTTTTGATAATCGGCTCTTTTTCTTATTATTCTTATCAGAATTCTTAGACATAAAAATGCTCCTATAAAAGTTCTTCAACATTGCAGGCAATAATACCATATATATGTTGTAATAATTTATCAATGTGAATGAATATGATTCCAGGCCGACAAGGGCATTTTTATTTTGCAAGATGGCGGGCGCATCTAGAAACGGCCCCCGTTCACACTCTGGTTTGCCCGGTTACTTTTTGATCAAGGTAAAACCTTGCTTGATGTAGGCCATCAATGTCATAAGCGCAACGTTATCTGTTCAAAACGACAATCATCCTAAACTAGCATAGTGCGTTTTGAGAAAATATCCGGGCTAGTTAACTTTTACCTAAAATGGCCCGCGACGTTGCTGTTCGCCAGCAGCAGAACGCCTTTTTTGCTCCTTGTTTGTATAGCTCTTATTGTCATTGGATACTATATTAACGTTCTTATCAGCCAGATCTACAAATTCACTAGTGCGATTGTCTCCAAGTTCTGTTAATGCCCTTGCCAATCTAGGGTTTTTATTCTCATTACTTAAGCGATTAAATCATTCCAGAATGGTCCCATATGGGATGGCTGACAGGTTGCCTAGCAAGGAATTTACATTTTTCTATGTTGATTTATTTCGAGGATAATTTTCATTATAATAAATCATATTGATATAGCAATTGATTGATATAATTAATTATAGATGTCATTAATTATTGTGAAAATATTATGAAAACCCAAAGCTCTTCAGAAACAACGTCTATTCAGCCTATCCTCAACCAATGGATGGGAACCTCTCAAATCAATCGTTTTGGTAGGAGGAGTGATGATTTAGCAGTTGAACATGAACAGCTTGCGGTTATTTTTAAAGTCGAGGTTAAAGATCGTTATGGTCTGAAGCATGCTTACTTTTTAGGTGGGACAGAAGATTTGCGGGTTGTGCTTCAGCACCTCAAACAAGAGATGTCACAGCCCGGTGCAGAATGCCTCAGTATTGTGCGTCCTTACATCCACGCCATGAACCTCTATATGGTCAATGTGGAGGGGAAAATTCATGCCTTGCTTATGGATCCCCAAGGATTACAACATACCTATGAGCCTAATGTTAATATTGCAGCCGCACTGCATGAAGCATTTCCAGGGTGCACCATTCACTCCTCTTCCAATCAATTTCAATTACCCGATGACAACCGTAATTGTTCTGTATTTTCCTATAAAATGGCGGGTCACCTCGCTAAACATGGCAAAGAAATCATAGAGGAATTGAGGACCAAAGGGGGGCAACAGCAAGATTGGAATGGCTTCATCATTCATAGCCATGATATATCATCGCTTTTTGCCTTTAAAAACAAATCGCAAAATATAGCTGGCAATACAGAACAAGCCACGCAGAAACGCATAGGGTTGCGTGATCAGATCCTGCCCCAATACGCAGAAAAGATAGGGTTGATAGACCACCAGGCGCAGAAGCTAAACCAAGCAGTGCTGCAACAGATTCTTGATGAAGTGTCAGGTAGGCACTTAGTGTTTGCCCGTAAAGAAGCTTGTTTTAATATCCAGGTGAGCGAAACCGCCATAGACAGCAAAAATGGTCAACATGCAACCATCACCTATATCCCAGCTCCTGGTACAGTGTGGGAACATGCGAATTTCCCACGCTATTAAGTAATCAGCTACCTAGCACCTCCAAGACTCACTTGGATAGCACCATTAACAACAGCCTATGTGAGTCAAAGAAAGAGGCAGGCAAAAATCCACCTGGTCACGCCTCCAAGACTAACTTAACCCCTGTTCAACCCTCATTATTTGAGGTGAATGTATCCAAAAGGCACCTCTTGGGTATTTGAATGTCAAAAATGAATATGGAAAGTCCGATGTTATTGTTGATCCGTTAAGAGCACCTCTTATTCAAGAATTGTTCAATCTCTACGCAACGGGAACCTACTCATTAAGTGATTTAGCTAAATTTTCTCAAAAGAACAACCTTACGAATAATTTCTATAACAGACAGGAAACCAAGCCACTCTCTAAAAATGTCATTGCCGTGATACTAAAGAATCCCTTTTATTACGGAGAAATGTATGTGCAAAAGTATGACAGGTTTTACCGGCACAAATACGAGCCGATTATCTCAAAGGCATTGTTTGATGAATGCCAACGCATTACTGGTATGAGGTCACACGCGAATAATCGCGCACAAGCTATCCAAAGTTCAAAAAAGGACTTCATATTCAGAAGCCTTATTAAGTGTGCTGTAACAGGCCGGACAGTATCATCTGATAGGAAAGAAGCCAAGCGCAACAAGAACACCTACCTTATTACGTGGAATCCCAACAACCCTAGCAAAAAACTTTATGTTCCAGAAAGTGACATATTAGACCAGGTAACAGGGATATTTAAAAGCCTGGCTATACCAATGCCTATGCTGGATGAAATCACCACCCACCTACAGCAATCCCATGAGACAGAAAAAGAATTCCATAAGCACCGGATAGAAGATTTACGAAAGCAGGAAGATGCCATCAAACTTAAAATGAATAGGTTGCTCGATATCTACCTGGATAAGGCTATTTCTGAAGATGTGTATATCGGTAAGAATGCGTCCCTGGAACAACAATTGAAAACTATCCGTATTGACAGGCAGTTACATGAAGAAGCCGATGGAAGCTTTAAAAAGACCCTGATAACGGCCTTTAGACTAGCCAATAGAGCCAGTGAACTTTTCGAAAGTTCGAAAATGGCAGAAAAGAGGGAATTGATTAATTTCGTATTTTCGAACCTTGCTTTAAGGGGCAAGAACCTAGAATATTCCTTACGTAAACCCTTTGACATGATGGTCAATTTTGGGAATCGTGAAGAGTGGCTCCCCGATCTGGACGAATTTCGAACTTTTAGGGGGGAGATCCAGGAAATAGTTGATAGATTCCACAATTCGGTTATGCTTTGATTCATCCTTTATAAAGGAAGAAAAAAACCTCAACCGAATTCCCCCTATCTATTGGAACAATTAATGTTTGATCATTCTAATTAGGGCGAATTCGCCCCAATTAGAATAAGATGCGAGTTACATATGCTTTTCAAAAAGAAAAGAGAACTGAATATTCAGGACGCAATTGTTGCAGTTCACGATATTGACGGGGAAGATTACCTGAGTCTAACGGATATGGTTCAGGTTCAAGGACATGACAGTTCAGATCATATAAGAAACTGGATGCGAAACAGGAATACGGTTGAATTCCTTGGTTTATGGGAGTGTATGAATAACCCTAATTTTAAACCCGTCGAATTCGAGGGGTTTAAAAAAGAGGCTGGGTTAAATAGTTTTAATCTGTCGCCTAAAAAATGGGTAGATTCAACTAACGCAAAGGGAATTATAGCAAAATCAGGGCGATACGGTGGAACTTACGCTCATAAAGACATTGCTTTTGAGTTTGGGACGTGGATCAGCCCCATTTTTAAGCTTTACCTTATTAAGGAATATCAACGTCTTAAAGAAATTGAGAATAATCAATATAACCTAGAATGGAATGTAAAACGTGTTTTAAGCAAAGCCAATTATCAAATTCATACAGATGCCGTTGAAACCCATATCATTCCTACTTCTAAAAAATGGAGGAAAGAATTAGAATATGCTGAAGAAGCGGATGTTTTGAATGTTGTTGTGTTTGGTTCTACTGCGAAAGAATGGCGTGATATGAATCCCGAACATCGCAAGAATAAGGAAAATATCCGTGATGTGGCAAGCATCAACGAATTAATGGTTTTATCCAACATTGAAAGTATGAATGCTGAAATGATTCGAAGCGGAATGGATAGGAAAGCACGTTTTGAGAAACTTCAGGAAATCGCAAAATATCAGCTTGAAATCCTAAACAACAAGGACTCAATAAAAGCCCTCAAAAAACGATCCGAAGATACCTACTTAATTGAAAGTAAGAAAGAAGAGAATTAGGAATAAGCCCTTTGGAGCTAGAGGATTAAAACCCTGCATGGCATGGAGCCAACTTTCGCATCCAATAGGACTTACCATATAATGATAAATGAAAAATACACTATTTGTCAAGCAAATTGATTCTTTGCAAATAGACAATCATATAATAACCAATTGATCTATAAAGAGAGTTGCTCCCAGGTCTGAACGAATTTCGAACTTTTAGGGGGGAGATTGAGGAGACGATGAATCGATATTCCCTCCAATAAATAGGACGTAAATTAAGGATGAGAAGTATAAGGTATATCAGAGCACCTTACTTCAATATTCTCATACCCAAACTCATGGAGCATGATTTCTAGTTTCTCTTTACGTTTCTGCTGATGAATCCCAGGTCCCACAACAATTCCATTTATTGATTTCATAAATAACTCTGGGAATCTATCAAACGGGAGTGTTTAAATAACTGTGTCAGTTTCATCAATAGCTGTATATAACAGCGCAACAGGAGAAACTGATTATGAAGAAACAAACAAAAAGAAAAAGCCGTGTCCCCGAATTAACCCCATTGCAACAGGAGATCATCGCGTCGATCAGATCTGGTAAATCCCTGATGGGTGAAGGAGGTGTTTTGACCTCTGTGATCAAGGGAGCCCTGGAGGCGGTTTTAGAAGGGGAACTTTGAATCACATCTGAGTGTTGAAGGAGATAAAAGGGTTTATCATGCCGAACCTACTTTAGTGCCTTCCCACACAAACCGTAGGAACGGAAAGAGCACCAAGACGATGCGTAGCGAGCATGGGACATTTGAGCTTGTGACTCCCCGCGATCGTGAATCGAGCTTTGATCCCCAGCTTGTGAAGAAACGACAGACGGTACTTACCGATGAATTGGATAGCAAGATCCTGGCGTTGTTTGGGCTTGGCATGAGCTATGCTGAAATCTCCGGTCACGTGAAGGATATGTATGCGTATGAGGCTTCTCCCGCTACGATAAGCGCAGTAACTGACAAGTTGATTCCACTGATTGCGGAATGGCGAAGTCGACCACTGGAAGCGCTTTACCCGATTGTCTTCCTTGATGCGATGTTTTTAAAACCCGTGAGGGTGGCGAAGTTAAAACGAAAGTCATCTATAATATCCTGGGCATAGATAAGGACGGGCATAAGGAGATTCTTGGCTTTTATGCTGCAGAAAGTGAAGGGGCAAACTTTTGGTTGGGAGTACTAAACGACTTGAGGCAGCGTGGCGTAAAAGACATACTTATAGCCTGCATCGATGGTCTGAAAGGTTTTCCTGAAGCCATAAATACACTATTTCCACACACTGAAATCCAACTCTGTATTGTGCATCAGATTCGTAATTCCCTAAAATATGTAGCCAGTCGTGATCAAAAGGAATTTATGGGTGATTTAAAGGATGTTTATAAGGCACCTTCCAAAGATGCT
This portion of the Alphaproteobacteria bacterium genome encodes:
- a CDS encoding recombinase family protein; translated protein: MNVKNEYGKSDVIVDPLRAPLIQELFNLYATGTYSLSDLAKFSQKNNLTNNFYNRQETKPLSKNVIAVILKNPFYYGEMYVQKYDRFYRHKYEPIISKALFDECQRITGMRSHANNRAQAIQSSKKDFIFRSLIKCAVTGRTVSSDRKEAKRNKNTYLITWNPNNPSKKLYVPESDILDQVTGIFKSLAIPMPMLDEITTHLQQSHETEKEFHKHRIEDLRKQEDAIKLKMNRLLDIYLDKAISEDVYIGKNASLEQQLKTIRIDRQLHEEADGSFKKTLITAFRLANRASELFESSKMAEKRELINFVFSNLALRGKNLEYSLRKPFDMMVNFGNREEWLPDLDEFRTFRGEIQEIVDRFHNSVML
- a CDS encoding KilA-N domain-containing protein; this encodes MLFKKKRELNIQDAIVAVHDIDGEDYLSLTDMVQVQGHDSSDHIRNWMRNRNTVEFLGLWECMNNPNFKPVEFEGFKKEAGLNSFNLSPKKWVDSTNAKGIIAKSGRYGGTYAHKDIAFEFGTWISPIFKLYLIKEYQRLKEIENNQYNLEWNVKRVLSKANYQIHTDAVETHIIPTSKKWRKELEYAEEADVLNVVVFGSTAKEWRDMNPEHRKNKENIRDVASINELMVLSNIESMNAEMIRSGMDRKARFEKLQEIAKYQLEILNNKDSIKALKKRSEDTYLIESKKEEN